A genomic window from Leptolyngbya sp. BL0902 includes:
- the pyk gene encoding pyruvate kinase, with translation MDPFSRRTKIVATIGPASSSKATLKRMIEAGMNVARLNFSHGSYEDHARMIALLREVSAEHDTPITLLQDLQGPKIRVGNLPDGAIHLQEGLTVDLVPLAEAENFPGSVGIDYPYLADEAKVGMQVLLDDGLLELEVEDVVPPKITCRIIQGGPLKSRKGVNLPDLNLQLPSLTEKDKQDVEFGVSQGVDIISLSFVRQAADILALKALLAAKGGADIPVLAKIEKPQAMKNLDEILSVVDAIMVARGDLGVEMRAERVPLLQKRIIRECKERNIPVITATQMLESMIHNPRPTRAEASDVANAIIDGTDAVMLSGESAVGDFPVQAVQMLARIARDVEKELAFINTPAFKDDETHALGEALNVIDDTLNLRAIVCFTETGYTAKIAAGERPKAPVVAFTPNDKVYHHMNLIWGVHPLLIDSPPPTFEAMAETAETTLKHRNLAKPGDKLLIMGGIPAKISQGTNFLKIHTVHSD, from the coding sequence ATGGATCCGTTTAGCCGTCGTACCAAAATTGTGGCCACCATTGGCCCCGCCAGCAGCTCCAAGGCCACTCTCAAGCGCATGATTGAGGCTGGCATGAACGTGGCCCGCCTCAACTTTTCCCACGGCAGCTACGAAGACCACGCCCGCATGATTGCCCTGCTGCGGGAGGTCTCGGCAGAACACGACACCCCCATCACCTTGCTCCAAGACCTGCAAGGGCCAAAAATTCGCGTTGGGAACCTGCCCGATGGGGCGATCCATCTTCAGGAGGGGCTGACCGTGGATCTGGTGCCCCTGGCGGAGGCGGAAAACTTCCCCGGCAGCGTCGGCATTGACTATCCCTACCTAGCCGACGAAGCCAAGGTTGGTATGCAGGTGCTGCTGGATGATGGCCTGCTGGAACTGGAGGTGGAGGACGTAGTTCCGCCCAAAATCACCTGCCGCATCATCCAGGGCGGGCCGCTGAAAAGCCGTAAGGGAGTAAACCTGCCCGACCTCAATCTGCAACTGCCCTCCCTCACCGAAAAAGACAAGCAGGACGTGGAGTTTGGCGTTTCCCAGGGCGTTGATATCATCTCCCTCAGCTTTGTGCGGCAGGCGGCGGATATTTTGGCCCTGAAGGCGCTACTGGCAGCCAAGGGCGGCGCAGACATCCCGGTGCTGGCCAAAATTGAAAAACCCCAGGCCATGAAGAACCTCGATGAAATTCTCTCGGTGGTAGACGCCATCATGGTGGCGCGGGGCGATTTGGGGGTGGAAATGCGGGCGGAGCGGGTGCCTCTGCTGCAAAAGCGCATCATCCGGGAATGCAAGGAGCGCAACATCCCGGTGATCACCGCCACCCAAATGCTGGAGAGCATGATCCATAATCCCCGCCCTACCCGCGCCGAGGCCAGCGACGTGGCCAACGCCATTATCGACGGCACCGATGCGGTGATGCTGTCGGGGGAATCCGCCGTGGGAGATTTTCCGGTGCAGGCGGTGCAAATGCTGGCCCGCATTGCCCGCGATGTTGAGAAGGAGCTCGCGTTTATCAACACCCCCGCCTTCAAAGATGACGAAACCCATGCCCTCGGCGAAGCCCTCAACGTCATTGACGATACCCTCAATCTGCGGGCTATTGTCTGTTTTACTGAAACTGGATACACCGCTAAAATTGCCGCCGGAGAACGGCCCAAAGCCCCCGTGGTGGCCTTTACCCCCAACGACAAGGTTTACCACCACATGAACCTCATTTGGGGTGTCCATCCCCTGCTGATCGACTCGCCGCCCCCCACCTTTGAAGCCATGGCCGAAACCGCCGAAACCACCCTCAAACATCGCAACCTAGCTAAGCCGGGGGATAAATTGCTGATTATGGGCGGCATTCCGGCCAAAATTTCCCAGGGCACCAACTTCCTCAAAATCCACACCGTCCACAGTGATTAG
- the trmFO gene encoding FADH(2)-oxidizing methylenetetrahydrofolate--tRNA-(uracil(54)-C(5))-methyltransferase TrmFO encodes MAIEPIHVIGGGLAGTEATWQIAQAGVPVVLHEMRPQRTSPAHHSEEVAELVCSNSFGAQATDRASGLLHEELRRLGSVIIAKADEHQVPAGGALAVDRGRFSHDLTATLERHPLIELRRDEVHQIPTDGIVVLTTGPLTTEALAADLQRFTGQDYMSFFDAASPIVVGDSINRDVAFMASRYDRGEAAYLNCPMNREQYLHFWTELCKAEQAELKDFERETAKFFEACLPIEEMARRGEDTMRYGPLKPVGLFDARFGDFKDPDNKDKKPYAVVQLRQEDRQGQLWNMVGFQTNLRWGEQARVFRLIPGLENAEFVRMGVMHRNTFINSPELLHRTLQFKTRPTLLAAGQLVGTEGYTAATAGGWLAGTNAARLALGLEPLELPVTTMMGALFDFISTAEPKHFQPMPPNFGILPALPSKIRNKRERYGHYRDRGLGDLDTWAAQHRMHLVERPLSA; translated from the coding sequence ATGGCGATTGAACCGATTCACGTAATTGGCGGCGGGCTGGCAGGCACCGAAGCCACCTGGCAGATTGCCCAGGCCGGGGTGCCCGTGGTGCTCCACGAAATGCGGCCCCAGCGCACCTCTCCGGCCCACCACAGCGAGGAGGTGGCAGAACTGGTGTGCAGCAATTCCTTTGGGGCGCAGGCCACGGATCGGGCGTCGGGGTTGCTCCATGAGGAACTGCGGCGGCTGGGGTCGGTGATTATCGCCAAGGCCGACGAGCATCAAGTCCCCGCTGGGGGTGCGTTGGCGGTGGATCGGGGTCGCTTCAGCCACGACCTCACCGCAACCCTGGAGCGTCATCCCCTAATTGAACTGCGGCGGGATGAAGTCCACCAAATTCCGACCGATGGGATTGTGGTGCTGACCACTGGCCCCCTCACCACCGAAGCCCTCGCCGCCGACTTGCAGCGGTTTACGGGTCAGGATTACATGAGCTTTTTCGATGCCGCCAGCCCGATTGTGGTGGGCGACAGCATCAACCGCGACGTAGCCTTCATGGCCTCCCGCTACGACCGGGGCGAGGCCGCCTACCTGAACTGCCCCATGAACCGTGAGCAGTACCTCCACTTTTGGACGGAACTCTGCAAGGCGGAACAGGCGGAACTGAAGGACTTTGAGCGCGAAACCGCCAAGTTCTTTGAAGCCTGCCTGCCCATCGAAGAAATGGCCCGCCGAGGGGAAGACACCATGCGCTACGGCCCCCTCAAACCCGTGGGGCTGTTTGATGCGCGGTTCGGAGATTTCAAAGATCCCGATAACAAAGACAAAAAGCCCTACGCCGTGGTGCAACTACGCCAGGAGGATCGCCAGGGCCAGCTTTGGAACATGGTGGGATTTCAAACCAATCTGCGCTGGGGCGAACAGGCGCGGGTGTTTCGGCTGATTCCGGGCCTGGAAAACGCCGAATTTGTCCGCATGGGCGTGATGCACCGCAACACGTTTATCAATTCCCCGGAACTGCTGCACCGCACCCTTCAGTTCAAAACTCGGCCTACCCTGCTGGCGGCGGGGCAACTGGTGGGCACCGAGGGCTATACCGCAGCAACGGCAGGCGGCTGGTTGGCGGGCACCAATGCGGCACGGCTGGCCCTGGGGCTGGAACCCCTAGAGTTACCCGTCACCACCATGATGGGAGCCCTGTTCGACTTCATCAGCACGGCGGAGCCGAAGCACTTTCAGCCGATGCCGCCCAACTTTGGCATTTTGCCCGCCCTGCCCAGCAAAATTCGCAACAAGCGCGAACGCTACGGCCACTATCGAGATCGGGGTTTAGGCGACCTAGACACCTGGGCCGCTCAGCATCGGATGCACCTAGTTGAACGGCCTCTCAGCGCCTAG
- a CDS encoding HigA family addiction module antitoxin, which yields MDNERLRPVHPGEILLEEFLQPMNLSQNQLALALRVPPRRINEIVHGNRRITADTALRLAHYFGMSPRFWLGLQMDYDLDVAEDEIGDRLSREVVALNS from the coding sequence ATGGATAACGAAAGGCTACGCCCCGTTCATCCCGGCGAAATTTTGCTGGAAGAATTTCTTCAACCCATGAACCTCAGCCAAAACCAACTCGCCCTGGCTCTGAGGGTGCCGCCCCGACGCATCAACGAAATTGTCCACGGCAATCGGCGCATTACTGCCGACACCGCGCTCCGCCTCGCCCATTATTTTGGGATGTCGCCCCGGTTTTGGCTAGGGCTACAAATGGACTACGACCTCGATGTGGCTGAAGACGAGATCGGTGATCGACTGAGCAGAGAAGTCGTCGCCCTCAACTCCTAA
- a CDS encoding type II toxin-antitoxin system RelE/ParE family toxin, translated as MIRSFKDKEAQAIFERRRSRKVPSEIQQVALRKLRMLNRAETLQDLRIPPANRLERLSGDRSGQYSIRINDQWRICFVWQAGEAFDVEIVDYH; from the coding sequence TTGATTCGCAGTTTCAAAGATAAAGAAGCCCAAGCTATCTTTGAGCGTCGGCGTTCTCGTAAGGTGCCATCCGAAATTCAGCAGGTGGCTCTACGCAAATTGCGAATGTTAAATCGTGCCGAAACCCTTCAAGATCTTAGGATTCCGCCTGCTAATCGCCTCGAACGGCTCAGTGGAGATCGGTCGGGCCAGTACAGCATTCGGATTAATGATCAGTGGCGCATTTGCTTTGTCTGGCAGGCTGGCGAAGCCTTTGATGTGGAAATTGTAGACTATCACTGA
- a CDS encoding alpha/beta hydrolase, producing the protein MSLNTLNYPAVAGTADWHLVALHGWGANAADLAGLAPYLKLPHFSMTFPDAPHAHPQVPGGRMWYGFPWGYDFRQPHNFEAQDDLKTSRQMLKDWLLNLAKTSQIPLERTILAGFSQGGAMAIDIGGQLPLAGQIILSGYCHGALNPPITPRPVMMVHGTFDPVVPIENAYEAKDALEAQNQPVAFQAVAMGHEILPSVIQSITAFCEDLRRVAGDTEP; encoded by the coding sequence TTGAGCCTGAATACTCTGAACTACCCAGCGGTGGCAGGAACCGCAGATTGGCATTTGGTGGCGCTCCACGGATGGGGAGCCAATGCGGCGGATTTGGCGGGGTTGGCTCCCTATCTGAAGCTGCCCCACTTTTCCATGACTTTTCCCGACGCGCCCCACGCCCATCCCCAGGTGCCGGGGGGCCGGATGTGGTACGGATTCCCTTGGGGGTACGATTTCCGCCAGCCCCACAATTTTGAGGCCCAGGACGACCTGAAAACCAGTCGGCAGATGCTGAAAGATTGGCTATTGAACCTCGCCAAAACCAGCCAAATTCCTCTGGAGCGCACCATTTTGGCGGGGTTTTCCCAGGGGGGCGCGATGGCCATTGATATTGGGGGCCAATTGCCCTTGGCGGGACAGATTATCCTCAGTGGCTACTGTCACGGGGCGCTGAATCCCCCCATCACGCCGCGCCCGGTGATGATGGTGCACGGCACCTTCGATCCGGTGGTGCCTATCGAAAACGCCTACGAGGCCAAGGACGCCCTAGAGGCGCAGAATCAGCCTGTCGCCTTTCAAGCAGTAGCCATGGGACACGAAATTTTGCCCTCGGTGATTCAGTCCATCACCGCCTTTTGCGAAGATTTACGGCGGGTTGCAGGGGATACCGAACCTTAA
- a CDS encoding DUF2555 domain-containing protein, producing MLSVHVSQEAVSEMTPDTVEELARRLEADAYDNAFEGLQDWHLLRALAFQRPELVESYVYLLDLEPYDES from the coding sequence ATGCTGAGCGTCCATGTTTCGCAAGAAGCGGTCTCAGAAATGACGCCGGACACCGTGGAAGAACTGGCCCGTCGCCTGGAGGCCGATGCCTACGACAACGCCTTTGAGGGGTTGCAAGACTGGCATTTGCTGCGTGCCCTCGCCTTCCAGCGGCCAGAATTGGTAGAATCCTACGTCTACCTCCTCGATCTTGAACCCTACGACGAATCGTGA